From Vigna unguiculata cultivar IT97K-499-35 chromosome 5, ASM411807v1, whole genome shotgun sequence, the proteins below share one genomic window:
- the LOC114184011 gene encoding protein transport protein SEC23, whose translation MDLVELEAVEGLRWTWNSWAAEETNLVIPLSILCTPLMMSEVPILPYHPLLCSRCAAVLNPYARLDYQSRIWHCPFCSIRNPFPRAIADTNLPAELFPTYSTVEYSPPLPSSSPPPPPPAFVFLIDLSSPHDQLLSLKKELLLLFHHHFPNHALVALLTFDSMVYLHHLASSPCSSLHLFHGTRHLSSNQIRQFLNIGRTHPLHHGHTPKQDFLLPFSECEFSITSAIEEIHSTFDSSSATRPPRCTGTAISVALGLLESCLVTTGSRIMLFTSGPATIGPGIVVDSDLCQPIRTHHHIFNNQARHHANSCSFYNQLSKRLSDASVVLDLFACSLDQVGAAELRQPVEQSGGFMILSESFESDQFKKCLGHMFKSDDQGHLKMNFDATIEIVTTEDVHISGALGPCVSLHRKNSLVSDAEVGQGGTSLWKLNTLTHKTCIAFFFQVNQRQRIQPGSAFLIQFITRYRQGNMGCRKRVTTVARRWVANHSVDIAAGFDQEAAAAVMARLAILRAQKCHPRDVIRWLDDSLIRFTSKFGDYVPEDPSSFRLSSNFSLYPQFMFHLRRSQFIDVCNTTPDETAFFRLMLNREGVVGSLIMIQPTLFQYSFDGPPVPVLLDIRSVSPDFILLFDSFFYVVIHHGSKIAQWRKLGYDKDPNHENFRKLLEAPELDAEQLVADRVPVPRIIRCDQHSSQARFLLAKLNPSVTQNSTYTDGSDIIFTDEMSLEVFLDQLQVLAVQG comes from the exons ATGGACCTGGTGGAATTGGAGGCGGTGGAAGGGCTCCGGTGGACATGGAATTCGTGGGCGGCGGAGGAGACGAATCTGGTGATCCCTCTGAGCATACTGTGCACTCCATTGATGATGAGTGAGGTCCCTATCCTCCCATACCACCCTCTTCTCTGCTCGCGATGCGCCGCCGTTTTGAATCCCTACGCACGTCTCGACTACCAGTCCCGCATCTGGCACTGCCCCTTCTGCTCCATCCGCAACCCCTTTCCCCGCGCCATCGCCGACACCAACCTCCCTGCCGAACTCTTCCCCACCTACAGCACCGTCGAGTACTCTCCTCCTCTCCCCTCCTCCTCTCCCCCTCCTCCTCCCCCGGCCTTCGTCTTTCTCATCGATCTTTCCTCCCCCCACGACCAACTCCTCTCCCTCAAGAAGGaactcctcctcctcttccacCACCACTTCCCCAACCACGCCCTCGTTGCTCTCCTCACCTTCGATTCCATGGTCTATCTCCACCATCTCGCCTCTTCCCCCTGTTCCTCCCTCCACCTCTTCCACGGCACCCGTCATCTCTCCTCCAATCAG ATCCGCCAGTTCCTCAACATCGGCCGCACACACCCGCTGCATCACGGACACACCCCCAAACAGGATTTTCTGTTGCCATTCTCAGAATGTGAATTTTCCATCACTTCTGCAATTGAAGAAATCCATTCCACATTCGACTCCTCCTCCGCCACTCGCCCTCCAAGGTGCACCGGCACTGCCATTTCCGTCGCCCTCGGACTTCTAGAGTCTTGCCTTGTCACCACTGGCTCCAGGATCATGCTCTTCACCTCCGGACCTGCCACTATCGGACCTGGAATTGTTGTTGATTCTGATCTCTGCCAACCCATCAGAACCCACCATCACATCTTCAACAACCAAGCCAGACACCACGCCAACTCTTGCTCTTTCTATAACCAACTCTCCAAGAGGCTATCTGATGCGTCTGTTGTTCTTGATCTCTTTGCCTGTTCGCTCGACCAAGTTGGGGCCGCCGAGCTTCGACAACCTGTTGAGCAGTCTGGTGGATTCATGATTCTCTCTGAATCTTTCGAATCCGATCAGTTCAAGAAATGTCTCGGGCATATGTTCAAGTCTGACGACCAGGGCCATTTGAAGATGAACTTTGATGCCACTATTGAGATAGTTACCACCGAAGATGTCCACATCAGTGGAGCACTTGGCCCTTGCGTGTCTCTGCATAGAAAGAACAGTTTGGTGAGTGACGCTGAGGTTGGACAAGGTGGCACCTCTTTGTGGAAGTTAAACACACTTACCCACAAAACTTGCATTGCTTTTTTCTTCCAAGTGAATCAGCGGCAGAGAATTCAACCCGGCTCCGCATTTTTGATTCAGTTTATAACACGGTACAGGCAGGGGAACATGGGATGCCGAAAAAGAGTGACAACTGTTGCTAGACGATGGGTTGCAAACCATTCTGTTGATATTGCTGCTGGTTTTGATCAAGAAGCTGCTGCTGCAGTTATGGCAAGACTCGCCATTCTACGGGCACAAAAATGCCATCCTCGTGATGTCATTAGATGGCTGGATGACTCGCTCATACGTTTTACTTCTAAGTTTGGGGACTATGTGCCGGAAGACCCATCTTCCTTCCGCCTATCCTCCAACTTTTCGCTCTATCCCCAGTTTATGTTTCACTTGAGGCGATCTCAATTCATTGACGTCTGTAACACTACTCCTGATGAAACTGCATTTTTCCGGCTCATGCTGAACCGCGAGGGAGTAGTAGGATCGCTTATAATGATTCAACCTACTCTTTTCCAATATTCGTTTGATGGTCCACCTGTTCCAGTACTGCTGGATATTCGTTCTGTTTCTCCGGATTTTATCTTGCtctttgattcttttttctatGTGGTGATTCATCACGGGTCCAAGATCGCTCAGTGGAGGAAACTGGGTTATGATAAGGACCCCAATCATGAGAACTTCAGAAAGCTGTTGGAAGCCCCGGAACTCGATGCAGAGCAATTGGTGGCCGACAGGGTTCCAGTGCCAAGGATTATAAGATGTGACCAGCATAGTAGCCAGGCTAGATTTCTTCTCGCCAAGTTGAACCCATCTGTTACTCAAAATTCAACCTACACAGATGGATCAGATATTATATTTACTGATGAAATGAGCTTGGAAGTTTTTCTAGATCAGTTGCAGGTACTGGCAGTGCAAGGCTAG